From a single Papaver somniferum cultivar HN1 unplaced genomic scaffold, ASM357369v1 unplaced-scaffold_133, whole genome shotgun sequence genomic region:
- the LOC113333459 gene encoding dihydroflavonol 4-reductase-like isoform X2 has protein sequence MGSIGIIDEDQMMKTMKMNGPVVVTGAAGYVGSWLVMRLLQLGYTVRATVRDPTNIEKTKHLLAIPEAKERLTLWKADLDDEGIFDGVTSGSIGVFHLATPMDFESTDPESCKKAETVKRVIFTTSAGTVNVEEHQKPVYDESSWSDLDFIRKTKMTGWMYFVSKTLAEKAAQEFAEQNDIHFISVIPTLVVGPFLMNSMPPSMLTALALITGNEAHYSILKQIQLVHLNDLCNAHIFLWENPKAEGRYICSSEDTTIYKLANMLRNRYPEYCIPTKFDGIDESIEPVRFSSKKLTDLGFQYKYTWEDMFDGAIQSCKEKNLLPTLDGMSPELVNKKMKLSSCQLLLHRHHHGN, from the exons ATGGGTTCTATTGGCATTATTGATGAAGATCAAATgatgaaaacaatgaagatgaacggTCCTGTCGTGGTAACTGGTGCCGCCGGGTATGTGGGTTCCTGGCTCGTGATGAGACTGCTTCAACTAGGCTACACCGTTCGTGCAACAGTACGCGACCCCA CTAATATCGAAAAAACAAAGCACTTATTGGCTATACCCGAAGCAAAAGAACGATTAACTCTATGGAAAGCAGACCTAGACGACGAAGGGATCTTCGATGGAGTGACTAGTGGATCTATTGGCGTTTTTCATTTAGCCACTCCAATGGACTTTGAATCAACAGATCCCGAG TCTTGTAAGAAAGCCGAGACGGTAAAGCGTGTTATATTCACAACTTCTGCTGGAACTGTAAACGTTGAAGAGCACCAAAAGCCGGTTTATGATGAATCCTCATGGAGTGATCTTGACTTCATCAGGAAGACCAAGATGACTGGTTGG ATGTATTTTGTATCAAAAACACTGGCTGAGAAAGCTGCGCAGGAATTCGCAGAGCAGAATGACATACATTTCATCAGTGTCATACCAACATTAGTCGTGGGTCCTTTCCTTATGAATAGCATGCCGCCTAGTATGCTCACGGCCTTGGCTCTAATCACAG GAAACGAAGCGCATTATTCAATTTTGAAGCAAATTCAACTGGTTCACTTAAATGATTTGTGTAATGCCCATATTTTCCTTTGGGAAAATCCTAAAGCTGAGGGAAGATATATTTGTTCTTCTGAAGACACCACAATTTATAAGCTAGCTAACATGCTTCGAAACAGATACCCTGAATACTGCATCCCTACAAA GTTCGACGGAATTGATGAGTCAATTGAACCAGTTCGTTTCTCTTCTAAGAAACTAACAGACTTGGGATTTCAGTATAAGTACACTTGGGAAGATATGTTTGATGGAGCAATTCAATCATGCAAGGAGAAGAATTTATTACCAACACTTGATGGCATGTCCCCTGAACTGGTGaataagaagatgaagttgtcAAGTTGCCAACTTCTCTTGCACCGCCACCACCACGGCAATTAA
- the LOC113333459 gene encoding dihydroflavonol 4-reductase-like isoform X1 — MGSIGIIDEDQMMKTMKMNGPVVVTGAAGYVGSWLVMRLLQLGYTVRATVRDPTNIEKTKHLLAIPEAKERLTLWKADLDDEGIFDGVTSGSIGVFHLATPMDFESTDPENEILKPTLRGVLNVMKSCKKAETVKRVIFTTSAGTVNVEEHQKPVYDESSWSDLDFIRKTKMTGWMYFVSKTLAEKAAQEFAEQNDIHFISVIPTLVVGPFLMNSMPPSMLTALALITGNEAHYSILKQIQLVHLNDLCNAHIFLWENPKAEGRYICSSEDTTIYKLANMLRNRYPEYCIPTKFDGIDESIEPVRFSSKKLTDLGFQYKYTWEDMFDGAIQSCKEKNLLPTLDGMSPELVNKKMKLSSCQLLLHRHHHGN, encoded by the exons ATGGGTTCTATTGGCATTATTGATGAAGATCAAATgatgaaaacaatgaagatgaacggTCCTGTCGTGGTAACTGGTGCCGCCGGGTATGTGGGTTCCTGGCTCGTGATGAGACTGCTTCAACTAGGCTACACCGTTCGTGCAACAGTACGCGACCCCA CTAATATCGAAAAAACAAAGCACTTATTGGCTATACCCGAAGCAAAAGAACGATTAACTCTATGGAAAGCAGACCTAGACGACGAAGGGATCTTCGATGGAGTGACTAGTGGATCTATTGGCGTTTTTCATTTAGCCACTCCAATGGACTTTGAATCAACAGATCCCGAG AATGAAATCCTCAAGCCCACACTTCGTGGGGTTCTAAATGTGATGAAGTCTTGTAAGAAAGCCGAGACGGTAAAGCGTGTTATATTCACAACTTCTGCTGGAACTGTAAACGTTGAAGAGCACCAAAAGCCGGTTTATGATGAATCCTCATGGAGTGATCTTGACTTCATCAGGAAGACCAAGATGACTGGTTGG ATGTATTTTGTATCAAAAACACTGGCTGAGAAAGCTGCGCAGGAATTCGCAGAGCAGAATGACATACATTTCATCAGTGTCATACCAACATTAGTCGTGGGTCCTTTCCTTATGAATAGCATGCCGCCTAGTATGCTCACGGCCTTGGCTCTAATCACAG GAAACGAAGCGCATTATTCAATTTTGAAGCAAATTCAACTGGTTCACTTAAATGATTTGTGTAATGCCCATATTTTCCTTTGGGAAAATCCTAAAGCTGAGGGAAGATATATTTGTTCTTCTGAAGACACCACAATTTATAAGCTAGCTAACATGCTTCGAAACAGATACCCTGAATACTGCATCCCTACAAA GTTCGACGGAATTGATGAGTCAATTGAACCAGTTCGTTTCTCTTCTAAGAAACTAACAGACTTGGGATTTCAGTATAAGTACACTTGGGAAGATATGTTTGATGGAGCAATTCAATCATGCAAGGAGAAGAATTTATTACCAACACTTGATGGCATGTCCCCTGAACTGGTGaataagaagatgaagttgtcAAGTTGCCAACTTCTCTTGCACCGCCACCACCACGGCAATTAA